In a genomic window of Lacrimispora sp. BS-2:
- a CDS encoding GldG family protein — MTRKLKKGGYTAILSVIVIAAVVILNLIVGRLPEKVRQWDMSSSRIYTLGGTTKDLVKGLDKDVTIYVVAAPDSVDKRITSFIKRYEDLSGHIKVETVDSVLHPDQVKKLKAQDNTLLVSCDSTGRTESIALMDIIKIDEMSYYYYGQSKETEFDGEGQLTGAISRVINDVQKTVYVTEGHGEPALGAAASDMLKKSNLTVNSLNLLTGGSIPEDCELLLINAPASDLANDEKKMISDYLDKGGRVMILAGYAEKDRPNLSALMNDYGLNLENGLAADTRNFYQNNPYYIFPTIQAGSEVTNGIDEKSTALVLQSAALTQREDLPEGVEVTPFMETSDEGMLVTADKQTQGTYILGAVAEKTLSSGTARLTVFSTPSLIDEGLNTSFTNLINLDLFMNAVTANFDDVSNVSIPAKSLDVTYNTVTHGGMWGILFIFVIPVVTLAAGLMIWLKRRRL; from the coding sequence ATGACCAGAAAATTAAAAAAGGGAGGCTATACGGCGATTCTTTCCGTGATCGTCATAGCTGCCGTGGTAATATTAAACTTAATCGTGGGCCGTCTTCCGGAAAAGGTACGGCAATGGGATATGAGCAGCAGCCGGATCTATACTCTGGGCGGGACCACAAAGGATCTTGTTAAGGGACTTGATAAGGATGTTACGATTTATGTAGTGGCTGCTCCGGATTCTGTGGATAAGCGGATTACAAGCTTTATAAAACGCTATGAGGATTTGTCCGGTCACATCAAGGTAGAGACCGTGGATTCTGTCCTTCATCCGGACCAGGTAAAAAAACTGAAAGCCCAGGATAATACGCTTTTGGTAAGCTGCGATTCTACAGGCAGGACAGAATCCATCGCCCTGATGGATATTATTAAAATAGATGAAATGTCCTACTATTATTACGGACAGTCCAAGGAAACCGAATTTGACGGAGAAGGCCAGCTTACCGGGGCTATTTCCCGTGTGATCAACGATGTGCAGAAAACGGTTTACGTGACAGAAGGCCATGGAGAACCGGCTCTGGGAGCTGCGGCTTCTGACATGCTGAAAAAATCTAACCTGACTGTGAACTCTTTAAATCTCCTGACAGGAGGCAGTATTCCTGAGGATTGTGAACTTTTGCTCATCAATGCTCCGGCATCAGACCTGGCTAATGATGAAAAGAAGATGATTTCTGATTACCTGGATAAAGGCGGAAGGGTCATGATCCTTGCCGGCTATGCTGAGAAGGACCGTCCTAACTTAAGTGCCCTGATGAATGATTACGGCCTGAATCTGGAAAACGGACTTGCGGCAGATACCAGGAATTTTTATCAGAACAATCCCTACTATATCTTTCCGACCATACAGGCAGGAAGCGAAGTGACAAACGGCATTGACGAAAAAAGTACGGCTCTTGTCCTGCAGTCCGCAGCCCTTACCCAGAGGGAGGATTTGCCGGAAGGCGTGGAAGTCACTCCCTTTATGGAGACCAGTGACGAAGGTATGCTGGTAACGGCCGATAAGCAGACACAGGGGACCTATATTCTGGGAGCCGTAGCAGAAAAGACTTTAAGCTCAGGAACAGCACGTTTGACCGTATTCAGTACCCCTTCCCTTATTGATGAGGGCTTAAACACCAGCTTTACCAACTTAATCAATTTAGATCTTTTCATGAATGCGGTTACAGCCAATTTTGATGATGTTTCCAATGTATCCATTCCGGCCAAGAGTCTGGATGTGACCTATAACACGGTTACCCATGGAGGCATGTGGGGAATCCTGTTTATTTTTGTCATCCCCGTGGTGACGCTGGCAGCGGGACTTATGATCTGGCTGAAGCGCAGACGTCTGTAA
- a CDS encoding DNA glycosylase, with protein MYRIQIKDMDFEQIARSGQCFRMECREKENGVWTIAAAGEYVEAVKEKDGFLFSCKEREFKETWAGYFDLQTDYGGYKRRVDSEDSYLKEAMEWGWGVRILHQDLWEMLVTFLISQNNNITRITGSVKELCKRFGDKRKGLGLTMSPDGSWKETERDYDAFPEPESLSAAGLKGLSGLGLGYRDKYILSIAEICSGPEGREWLLRLKEADYKSAHTMLMEQYGIGRKVADCVCLFGLHHVGAFPVDTHVKQILELHYPQGFPLERYQGYAGILQQYMFYYKINQTSRSKLPGV; from the coding sequence ATGTACCGGATTCAGATAAAGGATATGGATTTTGAACAGATCGCCAGATCAGGCCAGTGCTTCCGGATGGAATGCCGGGAGAAAGAAAACGGAGTCTGGACGATTGCGGCAGCAGGAGAATATGTGGAAGCGGTGAAAGAGAAAGATGGTTTCCTCTTTTCCTGCAAAGAAAGGGAGTTCAAGGAAACATGGGCCGGTTATTTTGACTTGCAGACTGATTACGGCGGCTATAAAAGACGTGTGGATTCTGAGGATTCCTATCTTAAGGAAGCCATGGAATGGGGGTGGGGTGTCCGGATCCTTCATCAGGACTTGTGGGAAATGCTGGTGACCTTTTTGATCTCCCAGAATAATAATATCACCCGCATTACAGGCAGCGTTAAGGAGCTGTGCAAACGGTTCGGCGATAAAAGGAAAGGACTTGGCCTGACCATGTCTCCTGACGGAAGCTGGAAAGAAACGGAAAGAGACTATGATGCCTTTCCGGAGCCGGAGAGCCTTTCTGCGGCAGGGCTAAAGGGACTGTCCGGCCTGGGCCTTGGTTACCGGGATAAATATATCCTGTCCATTGCAGAAATCTGCAGCGGACCGGAGGGAAGGGAATGGCTTTTGCGCTTAAAGGAAGCGGATTATAAAAGTGCCCACACCATGCTGATGGAGCAGTATGGGATCGGAAGAAAGGTTGCAGACTGTGTCTGTCTGTTCGGTCTTCATCATGTGGGGGCCTTTCCTGTGGATACCCACGTAAAGCAGATTTTAGAGCTTCACTATCCTCAGGGCTTTCCCTTGGAGAGGTATCAGGGATATGCCGGAATTCTACAGCAGTATATGTTTTATTATAAGATAAATCAGACCTCCCGCAGCAAGCTGCCGGGTGTTTGA
- a CDS encoding sulfatase-like hydrolase/transferase, giving the protein MNKNGKKEDMPNCILIAADQLRYDVLEKGYTPNIDALMQDSVRFSNAYCASPLCVPARGALFTGTYPGVNGSLINGWFPPEEPYSKVKEGTDHLYSIMEHLGMECIHSGKQHLFVEGIPLEKRPDTKTRWLTTEESYRTFVRGQGKRMPGGPLFTTPIPEMADGVHTRVCSYSNPHTGLYEEGYDCYFDGYFTNAAVKALDGFSGEKPLFLSMMYVAPHPPFDIPDPWYSQVKTEDVELPDNVNRWYENQSPLQKYNLTGYIGGAYRLEDWKEAWRTYLGLVSLLDQCVGRIIGKLKEKGLYENSMIVFTSDHGEMLGSHCLFQKMCMYEESAKTPFSIHLPGGSKKGMVREEFISHIDVFPTICDFYGVTPASDVSGASLKGLLEGTGRVKERPVYIQYDGNGSRGNFQRCVIWKNYKYIVDLFKDEYYLELYDLKNDRQETKNLLFEEEEDKKNGYWETAMELNTLLKSHLQEIQDDLVLPPWNPAEFMKNYNY; this is encoded by the coding sequence ATGAATAAGAACGGCAAAAAGGAAGATATGCCAAACTGTATATTAATAGCTGCGGATCAGCTTCGTTATGATGTGCTGGAGAAAGGATACACCCCCAATATTGACGCCCTGATGCAGGACAGTGTCCGCTTTTCCAACGCGTACTGTGCAAGTCCACTCTGTGTGCCCGCCAGAGGCGCGCTGTTTACCGGAACTTATCCGGGAGTGAATGGAAGCCTGATTAATGGATGGTTTCCGCCCGAGGAACCGTATTCCAAAGTAAAAGAAGGGACTGACCATCTCTACAGCATTATGGAACACCTGGGGATGGAGTGTATCCACAGTGGAAAACAGCATTTATTTGTAGAAGGAATACCGCTGGAGAAGCGCCCTGATACGAAGACAAGATGGCTGACGACAGAGGAGAGTTACCGTACTTTTGTGAGAGGTCAGGGGAAGCGCATGCCGGGAGGGCCACTCTTTACCACCCCGATCCCGGAGATGGCTGACGGTGTACATACCAGAGTCTGTTCTTATTCCAATCCTCATACTGGACTGTACGAGGAAGGATATGACTGTTATTTCGACGGTTATTTTACGAATGCTGCCGTGAAGGCGCTGGACGGATTTTCCGGTGAAAAACCTTTGTTTTTGAGCATGATGTATGTGGCGCCCCACCCACCGTTTGATATTCCGGACCCCTGGTATTCTCAGGTAAAAACAGAGGATGTGGAACTGCCGGACAATGTGAACCGATGGTATGAGAACCAGTCGCCCTTACAAAAATATAATCTTACGGGATACATAGGTGGCGCTTACCGGCTGGAAGACTGGAAAGAAGCCTGGAGGACCTATCTGGGGCTGGTATCCCTGCTGGATCAGTGTGTGGGCCGGATTATCGGGAAGCTGAAGGAAAAGGGCCTGTATGAGAATTCTATGATTGTATTCACCTCTGATCACGGTGAAATGCTGGGTTCTCACTGCCTGTTCCAGAAAATGTGCATGTATGAAGAGTCTGCCAAAACTCCTTTCAGCATTCATCTGCCAGGGGGAAGTAAAAAAGGGATGGTGAGGGAAGAGTTTATCAGCCATATTGACGTATTTCCTACAATCTGCGATTTTTACGGAGTCACTCCGGCCAGTGATGTAAGTGGCGCTTCCTTAAAGGGGCTTTTAGAGGGGACAGGAAGAGTTAAAGAACGCCCTGTCTATATCCAGTATGATGGCAATGGTTCCCGCGGCAATTTCCAGAGGTGCGTGATATGGAAGAACTATAAATATATTGTGGATCTTTTTAAAGATGAGTATTATCTGGAACTTTACGATTTGAAAAATGACAGGCAGGAAACAAAAAATCTGTTGTTTGAAGAAGAGGAAGATAAAAAGAACGGATACTGGGAAACAGCGATGGAACTGAATACACTGCTTAAATCCCATCTTCAGGAGATACAGGATGATCTGGTTCTTCCGCCCTGGAATCCCGCAGAATTTATGAAAAATTATAATTATTAA
- a CDS encoding ABC transporter permease: protein MAAIYRRELKAYFQSMTGYVFIAFMVLFIGIYFMAYNMLSGYPYFSYTLSGMVTIIMIGIPVLTMRSFADDRKTKTDQLLLTSPVSVTQIVIGKYFSMITVFAVPVLLSGICPLIIKLNGNGNLKADYAAILAFFLLGCVYIAVGMFISSLTESQIIAAVGTFGIILLLLLWPSLVGFLPTSAAGSAAGFLILWTGIVFVVYRVTSHAPLAAVLETAGVLCIAVLYLVKKGLYDRALTNVLEKIAVTDVFQNFASHYIFDVGGLVYYISIIFLLIFLTVQSIEKRRWS, encoded by the coding sequence ATGGCAGCTATATATAGAAGGGAACTGAAAGCCTACTTTCAGTCCATGACAGGATACGTATTTATCGCCTTTATGGTGCTGTTCATAGGAATTTACTTTATGGCCTATAACATGCTGAGCGGATATCCCTATTTTTCCTATACCTTATCCGGCATGGTGACCATTATCATGATCGGTATTCCGGTGCTTACCATGAGAAGCTTTGCGGATGACCGGAAGACGAAAACAGACCAGCTTTTGCTCACCTCTCCGGTATCCGTTACCCAGATTGTTATTGGAAAATATTTTTCCATGATAACCGTCTTTGCTGTTCCGGTACTGCTTTCTGGAATCTGTCCTCTTATCATCAAGCTGAACGGAAATGGGAATTTAAAGGCGGATTATGCTGCCATACTGGCCTTTTTCCTGCTTGGCTGTGTCTATATTGCTGTAGGGATGTTTATTTCTTCCTTAACTGAGAGCCAGATCATTGCTGCGGTAGGAACCTTTGGGATCATCCTTTTGCTGCTTTTATGGCCCAGTCTTGTAGGGTTTCTGCCCACATCGGCTGCCGGCTCTGCAGCAGGGTTTTTGATTCTCTGGACTGGAATTGTTTTTGTTGTTTACCGTGTAACAAGCCATGCTCCCCTTGCAGCGGTTCTGGAAACGGCAGGAGTCCTTTGCATTGCAGTGCTGTACCTTGTGAAAAAAGGTCTTTATGACCGTGCTCTGACTAATGTTTTGGAAAAGATTGCGGTGACCGACGTGTTCCAGAACTTTGCCAGTCATTACATCTTTGATGTAGGCGGTCTGGTTTACTATATCAGCATCATATTCCTGCTGATATTCTTGACCGTGCAGTCCATAGAGAAACGCAGATGGAGTTAG
- a CDS encoding MATE family efflux transporter, protein MKDMTRGNISSGLILFSIPLVLGNLFQLTYNAVDSIVVGRFAGEEALAAVGAAGPVMNIVILGITGICIGASVLMSEFFGAGSREKLKREIATTLLFGLYFSLVIAGLGLLCSGGIIRLLRVPEEITEDAAVYLRIILIGTPFTFFYNGVASALRSVGDSKTPVHFLAMASVLNALLDLLFVAEFRMGVFGAALSTVIAEAVSAVLCITYIYKKVPFLKLKPKEFRIDRELLRLTAGQGAVTALQQSCQPIGKLLIQGVINPLGVSTIAAFQAVNRVDDFAFTPEQSISSGIMTFVAQNRGAGNGERVKKGFRTGLIIEAGYWVIICIVIWLVKEPVMRLFVSNGDGHMVRIGAEYLSLMAFFYLLPAFTNGIQGFFRGMGNMSITLISTLIQISVRVALVVLLVPSMGMNGVPYACLAGWACMLLYQVPYYFWFKKKNELLQERNHD, encoded by the coding sequence ATGAAAGATATGACAAGGGGAAACATTTCCTCCGGGCTGATATTGTTTTCCATTCCGCTGGTTCTGGGAAATTTATTCCAGCTCACCTATAACGCGGTGGATTCCATCGTAGTAGGACGGTTTGCAGGGGAGGAGGCGTTGGCAGCGGTTGGTGCGGCAGGCCCCGTCATGAACATTGTGATCCTGGGGATTACGGGGATATGCATTGGGGCTTCTGTGCTGATGAGTGAATTCTTTGGCGCGGGAAGCCGTGAGAAGCTAAAGCGGGAGATAGCTACCACCCTGTTGTTTGGTTTATATTTTTCTCTGGTTATTGCGGGCCTGGGGCTGCTTTGTTCCGGCGGGATCATAAGGCTTCTCCGTGTGCCGGAAGAGATCACAGAAGATGCAGCTGTTTATTTAAGGATTATATTAATAGGAACGCCCTTTACCTTTTTTTACAATGGAGTGGCCTCGGCCCTCCGGAGTGTAGGCGATTCAAAGACCCCGGTCCACTTTCTGGCCATGGCTTCGGTTTTAAACGCATTATTGGATCTTTTATTTGTGGCAGAGTTTCGCATGGGAGTTTTCGGGGCGGCACTGTCTACGGTCATTGCGGAGGCAGTTTCCGCGGTCCTGTGCATTACCTACATATATAAAAAAGTTCCCTTTCTTAAACTTAAGCCAAAGGAATTCCGTATAGACCGGGAGCTTTTAAGACTTACGGCCGGTCAGGGAGCGGTCACGGCATTGCAGCAATCCTGCCAGCCAATTGGCAAGCTTTTAATACAGGGGGTTATAAATCCTCTGGGCGTCAGCACCATTGCTGCGTTTCAGGCGGTGAACCGGGTGGATGATTTTGCCTTTACGCCGGAGCAGAGCATTTCCAGCGGAATAATGACCTTTGTAGCTCAAAACCGGGGAGCCGGTAACGGGGAACGGGTGAAGAAGGGCTTTCGGACCGGGCTTATCATAGAAGCAGGTTACTGGGTGATCATATGCATTGTTATCTGGCTGGTGAAAGAGCCGGTGATGAGATTATTTGTGTCCAATGGTGATGGGCACATGGTAAGGATTGGAGCGGAATATCTAAGCCTTATGGCCTTTTTTTATCTGCTGCCGGCCTTTACCAATGGGATCCAGGGATTTTTCCGGGGAATGGGAAATATGTCCATCACCCTGATCTCCACCTTGATCCAGATTTCCGTCCGGGTGGCATTGGTGGTCCTGCTTGTTCCCTCCATGGGAATGAACGGCGTTCCCTATGCATGTCTGGCTGGCTGGGCCTGTATGCTGCTATATCAGGTTCCCTACTATTTCTGGTTTAAAAAGAAAAATGAATTATTACAGGAGAGAAATCATGATTAA
- a CDS encoding DUF4340 domain-containing protein — MKKKRGLLYGIAALAVLCVVYVGVGQYMNRAQELAKEEKEGEMVYLTDLSNVSSLSYDFDGQELSFSKKEGKWNYDGDDLFPVKQEEVDAIAFTVSKLEALRKLEGGDSLRAYGLDQPIRRITATAEDGTKSVILLGNATGDGDYYAALEGQDTPYLISSALYNETSTGLNDLMALEEFPAVSGADINTITVTKAGSSEFYVKKKLDGKDGTIEWYRDSADQPDNKLSDNSGLNVLADSLSSLKAKSCPNYKVQENELAGYGLDQPAAVVTYTYDKNGSEETFTLSIGSINSDSSCYYTRTENSSNINEIDKASIDKCLTVNKGIS, encoded by the coding sequence ATGAAAAAGAAGAGAGGCCTTTTATACGGAATAGCCGCCCTGGCGGTCCTGTGTGTGGTCTATGTGGGAGTGGGCCAGTATATGAACCGCGCCCAGGAGCTGGCGAAGGAGGAGAAGGAGGGAGAGATGGTCTATCTCACCGACCTTTCCAATGTTTCCAGCCTTTCCTATGATTTTGACGGCCAGGAGCTGTCCTTTTCAAAGAAGGAGGGTAAATGGAACTATGACGGAGATGACCTTTTCCCGGTGAAACAGGAGGAAGTGGATGCCATTGCTTTCACGGTTTCAAAGCTTGAAGCCCTGCGGAAGCTGGAAGGCGGTGACAGCTTAAGGGCCTATGGCCTGGATCAGCCCATAAGAAGGATTACCGCAACAGCAGAAGATGGGACGAAATCTGTGATCCTCCTTGGCAATGCCACCGGGGACGGGGATTATTATGCCGCTCTGGAGGGGCAGGACACCCCGTATCTTATAAGTTCTGCCTTGTACAACGAAACCAGCACCGGACTAAATGATCTGATGGCCCTGGAAGAATTTCCGGCTGTTTCCGGAGCTGACATAAATACCATTACGGTTACAAAGGCAGGCTCCAGTGAGTTCTATGTAAAAAAGAAGCTGGATGGTAAAGATGGGACCATCGAATGGTACAGGGACTCGGCAGATCAGCCGGACAACAAACTTTCCGATAATTCGGGCTTAAATGTTCTGGCGGATTCCTTAAGCAGCTTAAAGGCAAAAAGCTGTCCCAATTATAAGGTACAGGAAAATGAACTGGCAGGCTACGGCTTGGATCAGCCGGCTGCGGTCGTTACCTATACCTATGATAAGAACGGCTCGGAAGAAACCTTTACGCTGTCCATAGGATCCATAAACAGTGATTCTAGCTGCTATTACACCCGTACGGAAAATTCTTCCAATATTAATGAAATTGATAAAGCTTCCATTGATAAATGCCTGACGGTAAACAAAGGCATTTCATAA
- a CDS encoding HAD family phosphatase, with product MIKNIVFDMGRVLVHYDGDIVCRHFIEDEAERKAVRIAVFESQEWLFLDMGLISEEEALKKMQARLDTAHAREMAALCLEHWHEYNMWPDKEMGELVGQLKEKGYGIYLCSNASLRLLTCYHIIPGIEHFDGRLFSAEVKCLKPQKEMYSHLFERFHLKPEECFFIDDLPMNIEGARACSMDGYCFQDGDVKRLKEFLTHINDN from the coding sequence ATGATTAAAAATATAGTATTTGACATGGGCAGAGTGCTGGTACACTATGATGGAGACATTGTCTGCCGGCATTTTATTGAGGATGAAGCGGAGCGGAAGGCAGTAAGAATCGCTGTTTTTGAGTCGCAGGAGTGGCTGTTTCTGGATATGGGGCTGATTTCAGAGGAAGAGGCTTTAAAGAAGATGCAGGCGCGTCTTGACACCGCTCATGCAAGGGAAATGGCAGCTCTTTGCCTGGAGCACTGGCATGAATATAATATGTGGCCAGATAAAGAGATGGGGGAGTTGGTAGGACAGCTTAAGGAGAAAGGATATGGCATCTATCTTTGTTCCAATGCTTCTCTCCGTCTGCTGACGTGTTATCATATCATTCCAGGAATTGAACATTTTGACGGGAGGTTATTTTCCGCTGAAGTAAAGTGTTTGAAGCCCCAAAAGGAAATGTACAGCCATTTATTCGAACGGTTCCATTTAAAGCCTGAGGAATGCTTCTTTATCGATGACTTGCCCATGAATATTGAAGGGGCCAGGGCCTGCAGCATGGATGGATACTGTTTCCAGGACGGAGATGTGAAACGGCTGAAGGAATTTTTGACCCATATCAACGATAACTAG
- a CDS encoding heparinase II/III family protein — MKHITEVLKDGLSVHDVLVNLKEREKKFQQGMSFMQHGDTIHRLFPDIYKVQVEQGESCFNGMAVLPGSASPHFIGNPVKWHENLFNDAEYTYFLNRMDHWRSMLETYSLTGDDKYAGKVIEEFYHWIEVCPRQPLYDETGNVIVENFGGCGCNQGIWRSLETGIRMYRTWPYIIHHLIDTSYIDEDFLETYLTSVYQHAEVLYAVPPILWPNADHNHYLMENNGLLYLSCMFPEFRDSEMWKQHAVHELERSIFAQVTSGGGQIEGCPSYHNGCLYWFVLPILLSKKYHFTVSDEYRKRLKRMVEYSVHATCPSGGNCPWGDSNTFTGTFSWGAFCHYLAFGDSSYIAQARTYYSYEELEKAASKYIWEVDDLYDLHRALNNAKESPSLPVLPTISWQKDLKQVFMRTNWSQNALSLMFACRTPIQNAHAHMDPAGFDFTAYGFPLLTDPAIFCFRDDEDRKKFKSIHWHNCLTLNHQDPWKYISSWNYGPQQPGDILSVSSTDRLMYAVGEHLNYTPAIHKRVVSLVDKQFLLILDLLDEVVPDSSVQINFHIDCPTVMVDSEHRLVRSLSNEANIGIFSDGQTVPSLIPARRSTRDDVAHDTIIARFEAEHLAEGRHGFVSVAYPVPAGSPLPEVTSISKEFQADGTFLVSFRTDGHDYRLSLHQNELTLLL; from the coding sequence ATGAAACACATTACAGAAGTATTGAAGGACGGACTTTCTGTCCACGACGTCCTCGTGAACCTTAAGGAACGGGAAAAAAAATTCCAGCAGGGCATGTCTTTTATGCAGCATGGAGATACCATACACCGTCTCTTTCCTGACATTTATAAAGTGCAGGTGGAACAGGGTGAAAGCTGCTTTAACGGAATGGCCGTTCTCCCTGGTTCCGCTTCCCCGCATTTTATCGGTAATCCAGTAAAATGGCATGAGAACCTTTTTAACGATGCGGAATATACCTACTTTTTAAACCGTATGGATCACTGGCGAAGCATGCTGGAGACCTATTCTCTGACCGGTGATGACAAATATGCCGGTAAAGTAATAGAAGAGTTCTATCACTGGATCGAAGTCTGTCCGCGCCAGCCATTATATGATGAGACCGGGAACGTGATTGTAGAGAATTTTGGAGGCTGCGGATGCAATCAGGGTATCTGGCGTTCCCTCGAAACCGGCATTCGCATGTACCGGACCTGGCCGTACATAATCCATCATTTAATTGATACCAGCTATATAGATGAAGATTTTCTAGAGACCTATCTCACCAGCGTCTATCAGCACGCCGAAGTCCTCTATGCCGTTCCTCCGATTCTATGGCCCAACGCGGATCATAACCACTACCTGATGGAAAATAACGGACTGCTCTACTTATCCTGCATGTTTCCGGAATTCAGAGATTCTGAAATGTGGAAGCAGCACGCTGTGCATGAGCTGGAACGCAGTATTTTCGCTCAGGTCACCTCCGGAGGAGGACAGATCGAGGGGTGCCCGTCTTACCATAACGGCTGTCTTTACTGGTTTGTCCTTCCTATTTTGCTGTCAAAAAAATACCACTTTACTGTCTCTGATGAGTACCGTAAACGTTTAAAGCGTATGGTGGAGTATTCCGTTCACGCCACCTGCCCCAGCGGGGGGAACTGTCCATGGGGAGACAGCAATACCTTTACAGGAACCTTTTCCTGGGGAGCTTTCTGCCATTATCTGGCGTTTGGGGACAGCAGTTATATCGCCCAGGCACGGACCTATTACAGTTATGAAGAACTGGAAAAAGCCGCCTCAAAATATATCTGGGAAGTGGACGACTTATATGATTTACACCGCGCCCTCAACAATGCAAAGGAAAGCCCATCGCTTCCTGTACTGCCCACAATTTCGTGGCAGAAAGACTTAAAGCAGGTATTTATGCGCACAAACTGGTCACAGAATGCCCTCTCTTTGATGTTCGCCTGCCGCACACCAATCCAGAACGCACACGCGCACATGGACCCGGCAGGATTTGATTTTACCGCTTACGGATTCCCTCTTTTGACCGACCCGGCCATCTTTTGTTTTCGTGATGATGAAGACCGCAAAAAATTTAAATCCATCCACTGGCACAACTGCCTGACACTCAATCATCAGGACCCCTGGAAATATATCTCCTCCTGGAACTACGGCCCACAGCAGCCAGGTGACATTCTATCAGTGAGCTCAACAGACAGACTGATGTATGCCGTGGGAGAGCATTTAAACTATACCCCGGCCATTCATAAACGCGTTGTTTCCCTGGTGGACAAACAGTTCCTGCTGATCTTGGATCTGCTGGATGAAGTTGTGCCTGATTCCAGTGTGCAGATCAACTTCCATATAGACTGCCCCACTGTCATGGTTGATTCGGAACACCGTCTTGTCCGTTCTCTGTCCAATGAAGCTAACATCGGTATATTCTCTGACGGCCAGACAGTTCCTTCTCTCATTCCCGCCAGAAGATCCACGAGAGATGACGTGGCTCACGACACCATAATTGCTCGGTTTGAAGCAGAACATCTTGCTGAAGGACGCCATGGTTTCGTATCTGTTGCTTATCCAGTCCCTGCAGGAAGCCCCCTTCCGGAAGTTACCAGCATTAGTAAAGAGTTCCAGGCCGATGGTACCTTCCTTGTATCATTCAGAACTGACGGACACGACTACCGCCTGTCGCTACATCAAAACGAGCTGACGCTTCTATTGTAA
- a CDS encoding ABC transporter ATP-binding protein: MIEVRNLVKDYGGHLAVDHLSFTINDGQIYGFLGPNGAGKSTTMNIMTGYIGASSGDVLINGHNILEDGEEAKKCIGYLPELPPLYVDMTVEEQLLFAAELKKIPKKERNEAVCQVMDLARLVDVKGRLIRNLSKGYRQRVGLAQAVLGFPPVIILDEPTVGLDPKQIIEIRDTIRKLGQKHTVILSSHILSEVSAVCDHIMIINKGKLIVSDTPENLERQMAGTAGMELLVKGGSEQILNILKTIPQAADILVQESKEEGISRVTFRISTEEEESGEDIRETIFFAFAGQRLPILSMQTTKASLEEVFLELTGEGETEVTEAGEGFETDDFEEEPSKSGFKEENADGEGDEE; encoded by the coding sequence TTGATTGAAGTCAGGAATCTGGTAAAGGATTACGGCGGCCATCTGGCTGTGGACCATTTGAGTTTTACCATCAACGATGGCCAGATATATGGCTTTCTGGGGCCAAATGGAGCCGGAAAATCTACTACAATGAACATTATGACCGGGTACATCGGTGCCAGTTCGGGGGATGTGCTGATCAATGGCCATAATATACTGGAAGATGGGGAGGAAGCAAAAAAGTGTATTGGCTATTTGCCGGAGCTTCCCCCGCTTTATGTGGATATGACTGTGGAGGAGCAGCTGCTGTTTGCTGCAGAATTAAAGAAAATTCCGAAAAAGGAGAGAAATGAGGCTGTTTGCCAGGTCATGGACCTTGCCAGACTGGTTGATGTGAAAGGCCGTTTGATACGCAACTTATCAAAAGGCTACCGGCAGCGTGTGGGTCTGGCCCAGGCTGTTTTAGGGTTTCCGCCGGTCATTATTCTGGATGAACCTACCGTGGGACTGGACCCCAAGCAGATCATTGAAATCAGGGATACCATCCGCAAGCTGGGGCAGAAGCATACGGTGATCTTAAGCTCCCATATCCTTTCCGAGGTCAGCGCTGTATGCGATCACATCATGATCATTAATAAGGGAAAGCTGATCGTCAGCGATACGCCCGAGAATCTGGAGCGCCAGATGGCAGGAACCGCCGGAATGGAGCTTTTGGTGAAAGGAGGATCAGAACAGATCCTTAACATTCTGAAAACCATTCCCCAGGCAGCCGATATATTGGTACAGGAGAGCAAAGAAGAGGGAATAAGCAGGGTGACTTTCCGAATCTCCACAGAAGAGGAAGAAAGCGGAGAGGATATCCGGGAAACCATTTTCTTTGCTTTTGCCGGCCAGAGGCTTCCTATTCTTTCCATGCAGACAACAAAGGCTTCTCTTGAAGAGGTGTTCCTTGAGCTGACTGGAGAAGGGGAGACAGAGGTTACAGAGGCAGGCGAAGGCTTTGAAACAGATGATTTTGAAGAGGAGCCTTCAAAGTCTGGCTTTAAGGAAGAGAATGCAGACGGAGAGGGGGATGAAGAATAA